The proteins below are encoded in one region of Apostichopus japonicus isolate 1M-3 chromosome 22, ASM3797524v1, whole genome shotgun sequence:
- the LOC139964149 gene encoding uncharacterized protein, with amino-acid sequence MKSNARNMASGMPGLKDGNVPLNYFSEKTIFKMEDIHLEERRRIQRDAAKRIESNTEEEGGRLEVKTVGTDQSIITNNPRKRPIRHSFFIKDILRDDGRNFDNENNNSLHKSHNIKEDLNVYSKHSNDRTEFSTKSMLKRNMMKDSENLDVQNSRQRNKDIEEIEEEGEEEEVDEEGDEKLKCKKPRKTRTAFTDHQLNLLERSFEAQKYLSVQDRLELASKLALTDTQVKTWYQNRRTKWKRQSSLGIDFLHEAIRLGEVPPHRLFPHASFTCHIPRPASLPPMHGIYERTCYEQPLLAVDSASDYTHSPHTGFQTYVRRPHPVIPDIRQPSSLISPQSLKLLEPVIPLASSMQLSHRHLLADLYTS; translated from the exons ATGAAAAGTAATGCAAGAAACATGGCCTCGGGAATGCCTGGCTTAAAAGACGGAAATGTTCCTTTAAATTATTTCTCCGAGaaaactatttttaaaatggagGATATCCATTTGGAGGAGAGAAGAAGAATTCAAAGAGACGCTGCCAAGAGGATCGAGTCTAATACAGAAGAAGAGGGAGGAAGGTTGGAAGTCAAAACAGTTGGAACTGATCAATCAATAATTACCAATAATCCAAGAAAAAGACCAATTCGACATTCTTTCTTCATCAAAGACATCCTTAGAGATGACGGGAGAAATTTTGACAATGAGAATAACAATAGTTTACATAAGTCACATAACATCAAGGAAGATTTGAATGTTTATTCAAAACATTCTAATGATAGGACTGAATTTTCTACAAAGAGtatgttgaaaagaaatatgatgAAAGATTCGGAAAATCTCGATGTACAAAATTCCAGGCAAAGGAATAAAG ATATTGAAGAAATCGAAGAAGAaggggaagaagaagaagtagatGAAGAAGGAGATGAGAAACTGAAATGTAAAAAACCTCGAAAAACCAGAACAGCTTTCACTGATCATCAACTAAACCTCCTAGAGAGAAGCTTTGAAGCACAGAAATATTTATCAGTCCAAGACAGGTTGGAGCTAGCGTCCAAACTCGCCTTAACAGACACGCAAGTCAAGACGTGGTATCAAAACAGAAG GACAAAGTGGAAACGTCAATCGTCGTTGGGAATTGATTTTCTACACGAAGCTATCCGATTAGGCGAGGTTCCACCTCATCGATTGTTCCCGCATGCGTCATTTACCTGCCATATTCCACGCCCTGCGTCGTTACCGCCGATGCATGGCATATACGAACGCACCTGCTACGAACAACCGCTTCTCGCCGTCGATTCTGCGTCTGACTACACGCACTCGCCACATACAGGTTTCCAAACGTATGTTCGTAGACCACACCCAGTTATTCCAGATATCAGACAGCCAAGTTCACTGATATCACCCCAGTCTTTGAAGCTGTTGGAACCAGTCATCCCACTGGCATCCTCTATGCAGTTATCTCATCGACACTTACTCGCTGACTTGTACACAAGCTGA